In Pseudomonas fluorescens NCIMB 11764, a single window of DNA contains:
- the infB gene encoding translation initiation factor IF-2, whose product MTQVTVKQLADEVKTPVERLLQQMREAGLPHTAAEEHVTDSEKQSLLTHLKSSHKAKVEEPRKITLQRKTTSTLRVAGSKSISVEVRKKKVFVQRSPEEIEAERKRELEERRAVENAARQKAEEEAKRRAEEEARRQPAAAQTASNDAVAAPVAVAEPVRESAPVVAAAPAPSADVRNKQNEQRRPDKPRADDNNRRGSGDGERKNAPHRASVKEKAPAPRVAPRTTDEESDGFRRGGRGKAKLKKRNAHGFQSPTGPVVREVKIGETITVGDLAQQMSVKAAEIIKFMFKLGTPATINQVLDQETAQLVAEELGHKVTLVSDTALEDSLAESLKFEGEAFSRAPVVTVMGHVDHGKTSLLDYIRRAKVAAGEAGGITQHIGAYHVETERGMVTFLDTPGHAAFTAMRARGAKATDIVILVVAADDGVMPQTVEAVQHAKAAGVPLVVAVNKIDKPGADLDRIRSELSVHGVTSEEWGGDTPFVSVSAKVGTGVDELLEAVLLQAEVLELKATPSAPGRGVVVESRLDKGRGPVATVLVQDGTLRQGDMVLVGSNYGRVRAMLDENGKPIKEAGPSIPVEILGLDGTPDAGDEMSVVADEKKAREVALFRQGKFREVKLARAHAGKLENIFENMGQEEKKTLNIVLKSDVRGSLEALNGALNGLGNDEVQVRVVGGGVGGITESDANLALASNAVLFGFNVRADAGARKIVEQEGLDMRYYNVIYDIIEDVKKALTGMLGSDVRENILGTAEVRDVFRSPKFGAIAGCMVIEGVVHRNRPIRVLREDIVIFEGELESLRRFKDDASEVRAGMECGIGVKSYNDVKVGDKIEVFEKVQVARSL is encoded by the coding sequence AAGAACATGTGACTGACAGTGAGAAGCAATCTTTGCTGACTCACTTGAAAAGCAGCCACAAGGCGAAAGTGGAAGAACCACGCAAGATCACACTGCAGCGTAAAACCACCAGCACCCTGCGTGTTGCTGGCAGCAAAAGCATCAGTGTTGAAGTCCGTAAAAAGAAAGTTTTCGTACAGCGCAGCCCGGAAGAAATCGAAGCCGAGCGCAAACGCGAACTGGAAGAACGTCGCGCAGTAGAAAATGCTGCTCGTCAGAAGGCTGAAGAAGAAGCCAAGCGTCGCGCCGAAGAAGAAGCGCGTCGTCAGCCTGCTGCTGCGCAAACCGCTTCCAACGACGCCGTTGCAGCGCCGGTTGCAGTTGCCGAACCCGTACGTGAAAGCGCACCGGTTGTTGCAGCTGCGCCAGCTCCGTCTGCTGACGTTCGCAATAAGCAGAACGAACAGCGCCGTCCGGACAAACCACGTGCCGACGATAACAATCGTCGTGGCAGTGGCGATGGCGAGCGCAAAAACGCTCCGCATCGTGCTTCGGTCAAAGAGAAAGCGCCTGCTCCACGTGTTGCGCCACGTACTACCGACGAAGAAAGCGATGGCTTCCGTCGTGGTGGTCGCGGCAAGGCCAAGCTGAAGAAACGCAACGCTCACGGTTTCCAGAGCCCAACCGGCCCTGTAGTGCGCGAAGTGAAGATCGGCGAGACCATCACTGTTGGCGATCTCGCCCAGCAGATGTCGGTCAAGGCGGCTGAAATCATCAAGTTCATGTTCAAACTGGGTACTCCAGCGACCATCAACCAGGTACTGGACCAGGAAACTGCCCAGCTGGTTGCCGAAGAGCTGGGCCACAAAGTGACCCTGGTCAGCGACACCGCCCTGGAAGATTCCCTGGCCGAGTCCCTGAAGTTTGAAGGTGAAGCGTTCTCCCGTGCTCCGGTCGTGACCGTAATGGGCCACGTTGACCACGGTAAGACCTCGCTGCTCGACTACATCCGTCGTGCCAAGGTAGCTGCAGGCGAAGCCGGCGGTATTACCCAGCACATCGGTGCGTACCACGTTGAAACCGAACGCGGCATGGTCACCTTCCTCGACACCCCGGGTCACGCCGCGTTTACCGCAATGCGTGCTCGTGGTGCCAAGGCGACCGACATCGTGATCCTGGTGGTTGCAGCGGACGACGGCGTAATGCCGCAGACCGTTGAAGCTGTTCAGCACGCGAAGGCTGCCGGTGTTCCGCTGGTTGTAGCTGTGAACAAAATCGACAAGCCGGGCGCCGATCTCGATCGTATCCGCAGCGAACTGTCGGTTCACGGCGTGACCTCGGAAGAGTGGGGCGGCGACACCCCGTTCGTATCGGTTTCGGCGAAAGTCGGTACTGGCGTGGACGAGTTGCTCGAAGCTGTTCTGCTGCAAGCCGAAGTTCTGGAACTGAAAGCAACTCCGTCGGCTCCGGGCCGTGGCGTTGTGGTTGAATCGCGTCTCGACAAAGGTCGTGGCCCGGTTGCAACCGTTCTGGTTCAAGACGGTACCCTGCGCCAAGGCGACATGGTCCTGGTCGGTTCGAACTATGGCCGTGTACGTGCCATGCTCGACGAGAACGGCAAGCCAATCAAGGAAGCCGGTCCTTCCATCCCTGTCGAGATTCTCGGCCTGGACGGTACCCCGGACGCTGGCGACGAGATGAGCGTGGTTGCCGACGAGAAGAAAGCCCGTGAAGTGGCTTTGTTCCGTCAAGGCAAGTTCCGCGAAGTCAAACTGGCCCGTGCTCACGCCGGCAAGCTTGAAAACATCTTCGAGAACATGGGTCAGGAAGAGAAGAAGACGCTCAACATCGTCCTCAAATCCGACGTCCGTGGTTCGCTGGAAGCGTTGAACGGTGCCTTGAACGGCCTGGGTAACGACGAAGTGCAAGTGCGTGTTGTCGGTGGCGGTGTCGGTGGTATCACCGAGTCCGACGCCAACCTGGCACTGGCCTCCAACGCTGTACTGTTCGGCTTCAACGTGCGTGCCGATGCCGGCGCTCGCAAGATCGTCGAGCAGGAAGGTCTGGATATGCGTTACTACAACGTGATCTACGACATCATCGAAGACGTCAAGAAAGCCCTCACCGGTATGCTGGGCAGCGATGTTCGCGAGAACATCCTGGGTACCGCTGAAGTCCGTGACGTGTTCCGTTCGCCGAAGTTTGGCGCGATCGCTGGTTGCATGGTTATCGAAGGTGTTGTTCACCGTAACCGTCCAATCCGTGTACTGCGTGAAGACATCGTTATCTTCGAAGGCGAGCTGGAATCCCTGCGCCGCTTCAAGGATGACGCTTCCGAAGTACGTGCCGGCATGGAATGCGGTATCGGCGTGAAGAGCTACAACGACGTCAAAGTCGGTGACAAGATCGAAGTCTTCGAGAAGGTTCAGGTTGCTCGCAGCCTCTAA
- the truB gene encoding tRNA pseudouridine(55) synthase TruB, with the protein MAQVKRIRRNVSGIILLDKPLGFTSNAALQKVRWLLNAEKAGHTGSLDPLATGVLPLCFGEATKFSQYLLDSDKGYETLAQLGKTTTTADAEGEVLQERPVTVGRSDVEAVLPKFRGQISQIPPMYSALKRDGQPLYKLARAGEVVEREPRSVTIARLELLAFEGDTARLAVDCSKGTYIRTLVEDIGEQLGCGAYVAELRRTQAGPFTLAQTVTLEELEAVHAEGGNEAVDRFLMPSDSGLLDWPLLQFSEHSSFYWLNGQPVRAPDAPKFGMVRVQDHNGRFIGIGEVSEDGRIAPRRLIRSE; encoded by the coding sequence GTGGCTCAGGTCAAACGTATCCGTCGTAACGTCAGCGGCATCATCCTGCTCGACAAACCGCTGGGGTTCACCTCCAACGCGGCGTTGCAGAAGGTCCGCTGGTTGCTGAACGCCGAGAAGGCCGGGCACACCGGCAGTCTCGATCCGCTGGCCACCGGCGTGTTGCCGTTGTGCTTCGGTGAGGCCACCAAGTTCTCGCAATACCTGCTCGATTCCGACAAGGGTTACGAAACCCTGGCGCAACTGGGCAAAACCACCACCACGGCAGATGCCGAAGGTGAAGTTTTGCAGGAGCGTCCGGTGACCGTTGGTCGATCCGATGTCGAAGCGGTACTGCCGAAATTTCGTGGTCAAATCAGTCAGATACCGCCGATGTACTCGGCGCTCAAGCGTGATGGCCAGCCGCTGTACAAGCTGGCACGTGCAGGCGAAGTAGTGGAGCGCGAACCGCGTTCTGTTACTATTGCGCGCTTGGAATTGCTGGCCTTTGAAGGTGATACTGCGCGGCTTGCGGTGGATTGCAGCAAAGGCACCTATATCCGCACCCTGGTGGAGGATATTGGTGAGCAACTCGGTTGTGGCGCTTACGTTGCAGAACTGCGACGTACCCAGGCCGGGCCTTTCACACTGGCGCAGACAGTCACGCTTGAAGAGCTGGAAGCGGTACATGCCGAAGGCGGCAACGAAGCGGTCGACCGCTTCCTGATGCCATCGGACAGTGGCCTGCTGGATTGGCCTCTGTTGCAATTCTCGGAGCATAGCTCGTTCTACTGGCTCAACGGCCAACCGGTACGAGCCCCGGATGCACCGAAGTTCGGCATGGTACGGGTACAGGATCACAACGGTCGCTTCATCGGTATCGGTGAAGTGAGCGAAGACGGGCGCATCGCGCCGCGTCGACTGATTCGGTCAGAATG
- the rbfA gene encoding 30S ribosome-binding factor RbfA has protein sequence MAKEYSRTQRIGDQMQRELAQLIRREVKDPRVGLVTITAVEVSRDVGHAKIFITVMGQDNAEDIAQSIKVLNSAAGFLRMQLAREMKLRSVPQLHFHYDESVVRGAHLSALIERAVAEDNQHPVAADAEDTKE, from the coding sequence ATGGCAAAAGAATACAGCCGTACCCAACGTATCGGCGATCAGATGCAGCGTGAGCTGGCACAGCTGATCCGTCGTGAAGTCAAAGACCCGCGCGTCGGCCTGGTCACCATTACCGCTGTTGAAGTCAGCCGTGACGTCGGTCACGCCAAGATTTTCATCACCGTGATGGGCCAGGACAACGCCGAAGACATCGCGCAAAGCATCAAGGTGCTCAACTCCGCCGCCGGTTTCCTGCGCATGCAGCTGGCCCGCGAAATGAAGTTGCGCAGCGTTCCGCAGCTGCACTTCCACTACGACGAAAGCGTCGTGCGTGGCGCGCACCTGTCGGCCCTGATCGAGCGTGCGGTGGCTGAAGACAATCAGCACCCGGTTGCGGCAGACGCCGAAGACACCAAGGAGTAA